The stretch of DNA ATGGGCTTTCGACACAGGAGCCGATGGAGTTGTTGTGGCGATGGTCAGCGAAATCTTACGGCTCAGCGAATCAGGCCGCCGTGAACTGGCCGAACATGTTTGCACAGCATCCCAGGGACGCGGAACGTCGGTGATCAGCATTGGTGCCGAGAGCACTCCCGTCGCTGTCGAACTGGCCCAGCATGCCGAATCGGTGGGTGCGTCAGCGGTGATGGCAATCCCGCCGATCTCGACGGGCCTCAGCAACGCCGCCACTCGCGACTACTTCGCAGCGATCGCCGCCAGCATCTCGATCCCATTGGTGGTTCAAGACGCTTCGGGCTACGTCGGGGCGGTGATCGACATCGGTGTCTACGGAGAGTGGTTAAAACAATTTGGTGCCGAGCGGATTCTGTTCAAACCCGAAGCGAGCCCGCTGGGACCGAACCTCTCCCGGTTGCGTGATGCGACCGATGGGAAGGCGCAGATTTTTGAAGGCTCTGGCGGCATCAACCTCGTCGATTGCTACCGACGCGGCATCGTCGGCACGATGCCCGGCACCGATCTGTTGGACGGGATCGTTGCCCTCTGGAACGCCCTGGAAGCGAAAGACGACGACCGGATCTATCAGCTTTCGCTGCCGATCAGCGGGATCGGCGCGTTGCAACTGTCGGCCGGACTCGATGGTTTTTTGGCGATCGAAAAACATTTGCTGGTTCGCCGTGGGATCTTCAAGAATACGGTGCAGCGCCAACCGGTCGGCTGGACTCTCGATGCCCAAACGGCTGCAGAAGTCGACCGACTGTTCGATCGACTCCAAGACGCGATATAGCCCACGATCGAATCCCTCCTCCCCGACGGCCTACCTAATATGCTGCAGCAGCCTACTACTACAATCCGCTATCGCACGATGTCCTGGCTGGCCATCGCGGCGGGGCTGGCCTATCTGTGTCGCAATGCGATCGGCGTGGCGGAGAGTTCCGTTCGCGAGGATCTCGGCCTTACGCTGCAGCAATCGGGATGGTTTCTGGGGGCGTTCTTCTGGAGCTATGCCTTATTCCAAGTCCCCTGCGGTTGGTTCGCGCAGCGTCGAGGAACCCGTGTCGCGTTGACGCTGTTTGCCATCGGATGGTCGATCGCGGCGTTTGCCCTTGGCATCGCCCCGGGGTTTGGCCTGTTGATCGCCGCTCAATTGGTCATGGGCATTTCCCAAGCGGGCATCTTTCCAGCGGCTTGCAATTCGATCGGGCATTGGTTTCCGATGTCCCGGCGAACGTTAGCTTGTGGAATCTTATGCGCTGGGATGCAGGTCGGCGCGATCACCGCCAGCGGTCTAACCGGCGTGCTGCTGCAATCGATCGACTGGCGATGGGTCTTCATTCTGTTTTCACTCCCCGGCATCGCCTGGGCCACCGGATTTGCGATCTCGTTTCGCGATCGTCCCGAAGAAATGGAGAAGGTGAGCGCCGAAGAATTGCAGTTGATCCATGCTCACAAGACGCAGCGATCCGACGGCACCCATGCTCCCGTCGGTGAACGTCAGGGCGCATTGGGCCCGCCGCGGATCTCCGCGATCGTCTTTTTGTGCGGTCAACAGATCTGCCGGGCTTCGGGATATATGTTCTTCGCCAGTTGGTTCCCGACGTTTTTGCAGGCCACGCGCGGCGTCTCGATCGAAACGTCGGGCTTCTTGCAAAGTCTGGTCCTCTGCGGCACATTGACCGGCAGTTTGTCGGGAGGAATCATCACCGATTGGATCTGGCGTCGGACCGGATCGCAGCGACTGAGCCGTAGCGGGATGGGATCGATAGCGCTCTGCATGTGCGGCATTTTGGTACTCAGCGCGTGGGCTGTCAGCGACGTTTCGTTGGCGATCGCATTGCTCTCCCTGGGCTCATTCTTCGCAGCGCTTGCGGGGCCGCCGACGTTTGCATCGACGATCGATTTGGGGGGAACAAAGGTTCCGCAGCTGATGGGACTCGTCAACATGTGCGGCAACCTCGCCGCAGCCGCCTGTCCCGTCTTGGTCGGGATGCTGTTCGAATGGACCGCCAACTGGAACCTTGTGTTGCTATTGTTTGCGGGCATCTATCTCGTCGGCGGCGTCTGCTGGGCACTTGTCGCTCCCCACGGTCGCTCCTCACCTCCACCACCCGAGCCGGCTCCGGAGACGATCGCTTAACACGCTGACCCTACCGCGTGCTTCGGTTGGCAAGAGGAAGGGCCAAGGGGACGGAAGGGCCAAGGGGACAGGGCCAAAGACCAGCGGGAGACCAACGGGGAC from Novipirellula galeiformis encodes:
- a CDS encoding dihydrodipicolinate synthase family protein — its product is MTSSASEPMLRGVLPVLQTPFTEQGDFDFETLDREIQWAFDTGADGVVVAMVSEILRLSESGRRELAEHVCTASQGRGTSVISIGAESTPVAVELAQHAESVGASAVMAIPPISTGLSNAATRDYFAAIAASISIPLVVQDASGYVGAVIDIGVYGEWLKQFGAERILFKPEASPLGPNLSRLRDATDGKAQIFEGSGGINLVDCYRRGIVGTMPGTDLLDGIVALWNALEAKDDDRIYQLSLPISGIGALQLSAGLDGFLAIEKHLLVRRGIFKNTVQRQPVGWTLDAQTAAEVDRLFDRLQDAI
- a CDS encoding MFS transporter, giving the protein MSWLAIAAGLAYLCRNAIGVAESSVREDLGLTLQQSGWFLGAFFWSYALFQVPCGWFAQRRGTRVALTLFAIGWSIAAFALGIAPGFGLLIAAQLVMGISQAGIFPAACNSIGHWFPMSRRTLACGILCAGMQVGAITASGLTGVLLQSIDWRWVFILFSLPGIAWATGFAISFRDRPEEMEKVSAEELQLIHAHKTQRSDGTHAPVGERQGALGPPRISAIVFLCGQQICRASGYMFFASWFPTFLQATRGVSIETSGFLQSLVLCGTLTGSLSGGIITDWIWRRTGSQRLSRSGMGSIALCMCGILVLSAWAVSDVSLAIALLSLGSFFAALAGPPTFASTIDLGGTKVPQLMGLVNMCGNLAAAACPVLVGMLFEWTANWNLVLLLFAGIYLVGGVCWALVAPHGRSSPPPPEPAPETIA